One Solirubrobacter pauli DNA segment encodes these proteins:
- a CDS encoding glycosyltransferase family 2 protein — protein MSWAAVIVLHRSRAHLARLLPTLDAPQLVVVDVGPDDGGAQLAAEHGATVIERRDNPGYGAANNAGLRHVTQPVTVLLNPDTIDHARVLPELARRASLPGLHAPRLLNEDGSVQRSAHPLPGTLGAFLPAALPRLPRALEVRAEPYKADRPRTVGWAIAAALAGPTQLIHFDERIHLFAEDMELCLRARQQGLKTYLHTDLSLTHTGGHSVTSEPFAQLAQNRHDVIQRRLGSGPARLDDAAQILTFALRTYKGRREREQLAAALKLRR, from the coding sequence TTGAGCTGGGCTGCCGTCATCGTCCTGCACCGCAGTCGCGCGCACCTCGCGCGACTGCTCCCGACCCTGGACGCGCCGCAGCTCGTCGTCGTCGACGTCGGGCCCGACGACGGCGGCGCGCAGCTCGCCGCTGAGCACGGCGCAACGGTCATCGAGCGCCGCGACAACCCCGGCTACGGCGCCGCCAACAACGCCGGTCTCCGACACGTCACGCAACCGGTCACGGTCCTGCTCAACCCGGACACGATCGACCACGCGCGCGTGCTCCCGGAGCTCGCCCGACGAGCGAGCCTCCCAGGCCTGCACGCCCCGCGCCTGCTCAACGAGGACGGCTCCGTCCAAAGAAGCGCGCACCCGCTCCCCGGCACGCTCGGCGCGTTCCTGCCCGCGGCGCTCCCCCGCCTGCCACGCGCGCTCGAGGTCCGCGCGGAGCCGTACAAGGCCGACCGGCCGCGCACCGTCGGCTGGGCGATCGCGGCGGCGCTGGCCGGGCCGACGCAGCTGATCCACTTCGACGAGCGCATCCACCTGTTCGCCGAGGACATGGAGCTGTGCCTGCGCGCGCGCCAGCAGGGCCTCAAGACGTACCTGCACACCGACCTGTCGCTCACCCACACGGGTGGTCACAGCGTCACGAGCGAGCCCTTCGCGCAGCTGGCGCAGAACCGCCACGACGTGATCCAGCGGCGGTTGGGCAGCGGCCCGGCACGTCTGGACGACGCCGCCCAGATCCTCACGTTCGCCCTCAGAACGTACAAAGGCCGCCGCGAGCGTGAACAGCTCGCGGCGGCCTTGAAGCTACGACGGTGA
- a CDS encoding glycosyltransferase, with translation MGADKILFASYSGVLGGAERVLLDCVTRLDRPLRVACPPGPLADELHAAGIEHVPLKDRGLRKSAGGTLGLTYELTKLKPRTLVAWGAKAVMAAAAVPDTQRVAVHHDLFDAPALRGAVRATTRRAHVVVAASQAIADELKLPATILHPGVDLTRFTPTPLPDGPPRALVAGALVGWKRPDLAVEIARRMPELHITFAGEPLPGDPMPDLDPPPNVTFAGRVDMSTALHEHHLLLHCADREPYGMVLIEALAAGRPVVAPAAGGPLEILETGLYEPGDADAAVAQIRRALDDPGNPRARAEQFDVRVSVARLAAALDDLAVPTRPPADVTV, from the coding sequence GTGGGCGCCGACAAGATCCTCTTCGCGAGCTATTCCGGCGTCCTCGGCGGCGCCGAGCGCGTGCTGCTCGACTGCGTCACGCGGCTGGACCGGCCGCTCCGCGTGGCGTGCCCGCCCGGGCCACTCGCGGACGAGCTGCACGCTGCCGGGATCGAGCACGTCCCGCTGAAGGACCGGGGACTCCGCAAGAGCGCGGGCGGGACGCTCGGGCTGACGTACGAGCTGACGAAGCTCAAGCCGCGGACGCTCGTCGCATGGGGTGCGAAGGCGGTCATGGCGGCCGCCGCGGTGCCCGACACCCAGCGCGTCGCCGTGCATCACGACCTGTTCGACGCACCCGCGTTGCGCGGCGCCGTCCGCGCCACCACGAGGCGCGCGCACGTCGTGGTCGCGGCGAGCCAGGCGATCGCGGACGAGCTCAAACTGCCCGCCACCATCCTGCACCCCGGCGTGGACCTGACCCGCTTCACCCCCACCCCGTTGCCGGACGGGCCGCCGAGGGCGCTCGTCGCGGGCGCGCTCGTCGGCTGGAAGCGGCCGGATCTCGCGGTGGAGATCGCGCGGCGGATGCCCGAGCTGCACATCACCTTCGCGGGCGAGCCGCTGCCGGGCGATCCCATGCCAGACCTCGATCCGCCGCCCAACGTCACGTTCGCCGGCCGGGTCGACATGTCCACGGCCCTGCACGAGCATCACCTGCTGCTGCACTGCGCCGACCGGGAGCCGTACGGGATGGTGCTGATCGAGGCGCTCGCGGCCGGGAGGCCCGTCGTCGCGCCCGCCGCGGGGGGACCGCTCGAGATCCTGGAGACCGGGCTGTACGAGCCCGGAGACGCCGACGCTGCCGTCGCGCAGATCCGCCGCGCCCTCGACGATCCCGGCAACCCACGGGCGCGTGCCGAGCAGTTCGACGTGCGCGTGAGCGTCGCCCGGCTCGCCGCCGCCCTGGACGACCTTGCCGTGCCGACGCGCCCGCCGGCCGACGTGACCGTTTGA
- a CDS encoding sigma-70 family RNA polymerase sigma factor: MLLREAGRYPLLKPSEEIELAKRIERGDLAAKERMINSNLRLVVANARRYQGQGLALGDLIQEGMLGLIRAVEKFDWRKGFRFSTYATLWIRQAIQRGLENTSRTIRLPVHVAQRSRKVGRIERELTTRLGHEPSDEEIASAADLPLEDVIEIRKADRAVVSLDKPVGDDGDTAFGDLLAIETPAVDEEVHEALKSETLLNAIAELPEPERDVIEMRFGAGDREPQTLSQAGRKLGVSTERARQIEERALKRLSQRPELVALREAA, translated from the coding sequence CTGCTCCTGCGTGAGGCTGGCCGGTACCCGCTGCTCAAGCCGAGTGAGGAGATCGAACTCGCCAAGCGGATCGAGCGCGGAGACCTGGCAGCCAAGGAACGCATGATCAACTCCAACCTCCGACTGGTCGTCGCCAACGCGCGGCGCTATCAGGGCCAGGGCCTCGCCCTCGGTGACCTGATCCAGGAGGGCATGTTGGGCCTGATCCGCGCGGTCGAGAAGTTCGACTGGCGCAAGGGCTTCCGCTTCTCGACCTACGCGACGCTCTGGATCCGCCAGGCGATTCAGCGTGGCCTCGAGAACACGAGCCGCACGATCCGCCTCCCCGTCCACGTGGCCCAGCGTTCGCGCAAGGTCGGCCGCATCGAGCGCGAGCTCACCACTCGCCTCGGTCACGAGCCGTCGGACGAGGAGATCGCGTCCGCTGCGGACCTGCCGCTCGAGGACGTCATCGAGATCCGCAAGGCCGACCGCGCCGTGGTCAGCCTCGACAAGCCGGTCGGCGACGATGGCGACACCGCCTTCGGCGACCTCCTGGCCATCGAGACGCCGGCCGTGGACGAAGAGGTCCACGAGGCGCTGAAGTCCGAGACGCTCCTGAACGCCATCGCCGAGCTCCCCGAGCCCGAGCGTGACGTGATCGAGATGCGCTTCGGCGCGGGCGACCGTGAGCCCCAGACGCTGTCGCAGGCCGGCCGCAAGCTCGGCGTGTCGACGGAGCGCGCGCGCCAGATCGAGGAGCGCGCCCTCAAGCGCCTCTCGCAGCGCCCGGAGCTCGTCGCTCTGCGCGAAGCGGCGTAA